GAACGCACCGACCACCTGACCACTGCGCCCGGTTACTGGTATCTATTTTACAGTAAATTAATATTCAATTGTATAATATGCGCCACAAATATTTAAAGAAGAATTTAAGGAGATTATCAACAACTGAAAAGCCTTTGATTTAGTTTTTGTAATAAGACACACGCAAAGAATCGTCCCTTACAACAACAGCTTCACACGGCGTGGAAATGACAGAAGCACGTTCACTCTGTTGTCTCAGAAGTTCCCCATTTAGAGAACCGAGTGTGGTAAACCTTTCTGGAGGCTTCAGATCCGAATACATCTCCACATCAAATTCTTTCTCGGCGGCACATGCGTTTTCGGACATGGGCTCCATATCTTCCGTACCGGTCTCCACTTGctcaaaattaatgttttcatAGGAATGATCCTCCACCAGAGACTGATACTGATGGGATGACGATAGTTCtctaaaggtcaagggtcgTCCATGTGGTGTTTGACTTTCTTGATTTCTACAATTGTATGCATTATACTAGATAAAATTAGTTTCAGAGTGTACGGTAGACGGTAGTATATGACATAAGTGACTCAAATGACCTTGAAATATGAGGTATTGTTACCAGTTCACAAGGAGTATTCAATATAACACGAGTAGGATTACAGCCAGCGTGACGTAATGAGTAGAAATAAACATCTTACCTCTCTTGGTTCAGTCTACAGATCTTGAAAAGAAAACCAATGGATGCTACAATTAATACTGCTGTTCCTGCTAATATAATGGAATTTACCATCCCTAGAAATAATgagaaaatatataaacaccacaagCAATCATTTTGGTTTCTGTATCGCCAGTTTTGTTTGTGTACGTCATATATTGATGTAGTGTATACTGTTGAACTATCGTTGTCAGAGGGGACACTCACCTGTTCCCAGATGAGAAATTCAACGTTGGCGGTATTAATGGGGGATGTCAAGGTGGTAAATGGTAattgtatttataaatatattgttttaattaaatatatatccggGTTTCCCAAAACTCGAAATTGAAACGGAAATATTGTATGTGATAATAAGAGGTCAACTTATCTAAAGGCtcattatgaacaagggaaacagaaattacagagagaacagagatactaatgcatatgtatttcaaaatcattataaCTTATTATGAACAATATTAAGCAAGTGTCTGTGGGAACCAGCCCCTTTTCCCGGcttttgtcattttctgatcCTCCCTCCCCCACCGAgtgtgacagtatgttgtttcacaaatgaacaaagaaaaaaaaaaaaaaagaatatcctgaaaaagacttgaatcaTGATTcaacctttcaaattttattacttttttcTGGTTGCCACCTTATTAGATACGATTTCATGAGTCTATCCGATGAATAAGATGTTTTCACatagacacacacacactaagACAAGAGGCTCATGAgccacctgagtcaccttaacctacatgtatatctaaagatgttttatatatattagcATGTGAAACGTTAgtctctattgtgaccccatcctaccccaggggtaatgatttttacaaacttgaatctgcactatgtcagataGTTACATAGTTAAATCAGTATAATTCTTAGATTTCCGTTCTGTTCTGTTTTCTATTACGCCTTTTAGCAACACCCCGTATCTAATTTTACAAATAAGTCGGAATAGGGATTACTTTACCCGTCtgttacattttaaaactttgtaactgAAAATAAAGGAGTTTTGAATAAGGTAAGCGTATTCCATTTATACGAGTCATTTTGCCCTTCAGTCTGCCTGCAAATCCATGTAACTTTGAATTTAGCATGCGCATAGACGAAGCATATCAATACTTCGGAAATGTCactttgtccgtcgtctgtctgtccatcctcCTTGCACATACCAAAACTGGGTTACTGAAAGAAACGGGACTTcaaattcaatttaatatcCACTGCGTGATGGATATTATATGTAATTCTATCACATTTTATGATGTCATCGAAAGCGACATGTGTATTCTTTGGAAAACTAGTTAATCGAAATAGCACTTAGGAATATCTAAAGAGCCAAATTTTTATCTCTACAAAGTTACTTATAACTTTTAATATAAtctgtatatattatttttctgGATGAATGGTCTTACAGTGGGTGTCCGTGGGAGATTGTGATTGCGTTATCTGTGATGCACAACTTCCATTGTTAATAAAACACTCCATTCTACACTCATCCGGACAAATACTTCTACAGTCACTGCCATATCTTCCTGTGTGGCACTGCAAGCACTCGCCACTCGTTTTATCGCAATTCAAGCAGTTGACTGCGGGACACAAACGTTCACAATATCCACCATAATGACCGTTGGGACAGGATACGCATTCCCCGTTCTGATGACAAAGTCTATCTGTACAGACCGACGAACAATTATTTTCGCAAAATGCACCAAATTTTCCTTTCTGACATGAGAAGCAGGTACCATTCACAGGATCACATTTCCCCAGCTTGCAATAAGGACATATGTTTACACACTGTTCACCATAATATCCACTTTCACATACTGCACAGTGTGCTCCGTGTTGCCCAGGTTCACAGAGCAAGCAGTCCCCTGTCAATGCTGAACAGGAAAAGTTCTTGCAGTTAACTGAACAGTTCCGCTCACAAAATTCTCCATGACGTCCATCTACACAGTGAGTACACTTCCCAGTCACGACATTACATTCTCTATCTCTACAATTGCTACTACAAAGTTGAGAGCACCTGTCACCGTAAAATCCAGCTTTGCATTCTACACAGGTCTCGTTATTGAAAAGATGTCCGCGATTGCAAAGCTTGCAGAGTCCGGTTTCTCTTTGACAGTGATAATAACATTCTTTGGGACATGTTTTGGTGCAGTTCGCACCCCAAAGTCCGTTCGCACATTGGTGACATCTTCCCGTTGTTTTGTCACAGCCTGATCTTCCACAGAATCTAGAACACGTTGACGCACAGGACGGCCCGGTATACCCTGCCGAACATTGGTCGCACTCTCCAGTGATTTCATTACAAGCTCTGTGACATTCTGGTGAACAAAGCCGACCGCATTCATCCCCGTATGATCCGTTGGCACATGCTACAAATACATAGTGTTGAATAGTGGTGCAATTAAAACAATTGGTCATATTAGTTATTTGGTCGATCTAGAAATTTACAGCAATGTGTCGAGACTGGATTGTAGATTATTAAATGCACACAGTTAATAATTCTAATTTCTGATATATTTTCTACAGAGATATTGATATGTATTATGCAAGTCATGGTACACCAATAGGTTGAAAAAAGCAAAACCTTTCCTTTCTACGATTTTCTTAAACGGGAGTGGTTGGGAGCgttgtttaaattgaaattttcacttACACGTTGCGTCTACTTCGTATATCATCAAATGCATATGTGGAGGTGCTTGGATTTCAATTGTTGTACCCAGAATCGCTCGCGAACATTCCAGCATTAAGTTTCGTCTATGTTGGTGTTGGGAGACCTTCAGAGTGTTACAGATAGAATAAGTGTTTGTTACGAGTGACTCGTCCGTTACATACACTGTGTAAGTTATATTGGCACCTGCAAAAATGGAAGCATGTTGTAATAGTTCCTGGTAAATACGATCTGCTTTattgtggaaaaaaaaaagtacacatATATGCATTTCGTCACTGTAAGATAGGATACAATTTAAATACGTGATATTGAATTTCTTTATTCCAAGGGAAAAACCCGGCATTATCATAATTGATTTGgatatgaataataaaatgtgtatttgttaAGGATTCAAAATTGCCTGTCTCTTTGTTGTAGTTGCATGAATCAACCAAGTTATatgacggggggggggggggggggggactagaGGAGGTGCTACGAGTTTGCAACCCCAACCCCTTCGTTGAatattttaggtcacttgagtaaatgcagatatgcagaagatgaacttttttttcatgatttgatagcccttggggctagtgatactttaaaCTTAATACACGGGTGATTGAAAGGCCTATGCGCCTTTTGTTTGTGTTTTTTCAAAAAGATAATATTTGCCATTTTGGGGTCGTCACACCCCCTTCCTTGTGTGGGAAAGGTAGAAACTTGGGTCGCACCCCTTTGGAAATTTTCTGGATCTGCTACTGTATAAACAATTTCAAGTTAACTGATATCCAAGAAAGATGTATTTGCACGATTTGCCATATCCAAACTCAAACTCATTTAACGAAGTTCAGGAGATTACATGACAACTGCTTTAATGATAAACTTCTGTACACACGGGGTGTGCACACATAAATATTTTGCGTCTCACCGcatgaccaagttcaacaaagggaaacAACTATTGAGCATCTCGGATATTgctaatttctgtggaaacgagggggttatttatcggtctttcctatccccctcgtttctgtccaagccttcataaagtatgtgggaaaccAGTCTCGCTTcgatttgaatttatttcagctcacattgataaacaatgacttcagcgcatgcgtcaATTCATGGCCCAAAAGGGGTGAAATGACTTACTTATTAGTAAATCGCACaaaaatctaactttttcagtttatttctcatcacaCGCATTGCATTTCATTTCTGTGAATGGACTTATtcttctgaatatgaaaatgacgaattactggaaacaaaataagtaaaaatgtaattgggaataaaaaaatattataaattacCATTCAAAGTGCGCAGTGTGTACTGCATTCCTGAAATGGGATTAAATATCATATCAAAGGAACCACATCTCGTGTGTCTATATTCCTCcttttttattcattcatttttattttcatattttattattattaattatatttattcattataccttcctttttttaggggggggggggggtctcttCTTATAGGGAATTTCATATCAtgaattgaaaaacaacaaatctatGACAGAACAACAAACCTGTGACAGAAGAACTTTAAACTGCAAATCAGTGAAGGTGATTAATTTCTGTCTATCTACTTAACATTCATTGGCGGATCTCGAAGGGGGAGGGGATTGCAAGGGCTGCAATCCCCCTTTTGATTTTGTCCAGAgtgggagagagagagtttattTATGCGGGAAAATGACTTTCAATTGCCCACGTCTCTCCAACATGAGGTCAGCGCTTGGAAATAGAAGTGGTCAGTCGTAGATTCAATTGATGCCAAGTAGAATGCTTGTTGGaattcaataaagatatttcCCAACCTGCAGAAATTATAATTTTACATAGGCTGCACCTTACCCGTTACCAACTGCAAAGCAGAAAGGTCCTTTTCATTTCAACACGTACTTGTAAAGATGTACTTACGTTCCATAATGGGCAAGGAGAGACTTTCTGGAGAGGCATTAATGAATGATTACCCCCAatatcaaactggacattaatTATCTAACAAAGAGATTCATTCACATGCATCCGAAAAGAATCAATTGAATTCTTTTGGGGAAAATGTCAAATGATCAATGCCGGAtcagaatttaattttaaataattatggGGGAGAGAttcaaaactcctgcaagtttATGCAATCTGACATCGATATTCATGGACAGTTGTACACTGATTATTATTTCcaacatcatcaaattttgttttaaggggggggggggggttgatgaAGACTAAGTGAACATTGAACATTTATCAATGAacattgtaaatacgtttgtaatTTTAAACTCTTTTTTAAAGGATGTTTTAATCGGTAACTAACTTATAAAACTGCATGCATACGATAAAATAAGTACACTGAACAAAACACATATCATGGTATCAACAGTCATCAAATCCTCtggttcacccccccccccttgaaaatcAAGATCCGCGCCTGATATTATGGTCGAGATCAATCAAACATTATTCATTCCCATATATTTCAACacttttggtttgtttgtttgtttttttatttatttaaaaatttttttgttttgtttttgttttgttacaacaatgacattttttcaaaacaaacagcaCAACAAATACAATATGCGCATTTGTTTCAGACAATATCGAGCATGCGAttacatttaaattacattttcttttatttttcattccacCAAACACTAAGAATAATTTACGTAACAACATcctttttatctatattgttttctgtattttcatattcagaaaaatatgtccATTCACAAAAATACGATGCGTGTGATGAAAAAATTAActgaaaaagttagatttttGTGCGATTTATTAAAGTAAAGCATTTCACCTCTCTTGGGCCTCtagctgttttacaaaataaggtgacgcatgcgctgaagtcattgtttatcatggaggcgaatttgatagcgaaaggatgtagtgtttgaaatgacgacgattTTCGTTGCTCTAATGTGGAATTGAATGCtttcaattgtattcccttgcggcaaaaccattcatgaattgatttatgtaagttttcgaacgattcacatcaaatgtaagctgaaataaattcaaaccgaagcgcgactgatttcccacatactttatgaaggcttggacagaaacgagggggataggaaagaccgaatataaataaccccctcgtttccacagaaactaggATATTGCATACTTAGTGATGGGAGTGAGGTAATCTCACTGAAACTGTTCTAGTGCATGAAAGTGTGAAGACATTcctatacagaatacaaaatcaagagtagggtaaacacggacccctggacacagcagaggtgggatcaggtgcctaggaggtgtatgcatcccctgtagaccagccacacccaccgtgagccgtatatcttgatcaggtaaacggggtaatcagtagtcaaaaattagtatgtaaaaacgTCCTGACATTTGGTATCAAACATCAGTATTTGACctacacatgtatatcaggttatatttgtaaaatacgttgttataacaaccacaaaatttgtgaaatgctgactttacaagagaatgttgaaacctccgtagcatcaacttatttgtcaatacCCTGTCTCGATGTGAAAATTGATCATAGACAGAACATGCTCTTTTACCTGTGTCCATGGTAATGTTGATTTTGGTGATGTTGTGGTATCTGTCTAATTGCACTCTCCACCACACGGCGGTACTCCTCTCCTGTACTTTAGAGTAAGTCTGTATGTCACCATCAACGGCTTTATTGGCATTGAATAACTCTGAGTAGGTATTATCTTGAGATGCAAGTTTCTGGTACATTATATGTtctaaaaataagaaatttgcATATTATGAAACTCAAAGGAAAGAAATGCCGctttaatttgataaaatttcttGTACTACGATTTTCACAAATCTAGGAAATTCATTAAATAAGAAAATCTAAAAAGTTGTAGAACTCTTTTGTACTGTCAAATTGCATTTTATTAATTTGTCCTTTATACAAATAAAGCTGACTGATAATGTCTCGAGAGTTAAATTGGTCAAAAATGAACTGAAATTCTGATTTATATCTTTCCACTGGGATGTAATAAAATAGTTTATGTGACATCAGTTATTGTATGACACCATTATAGATACATTAACCATGTTAGCCTGGAAACAAAAAAGTATatatcaccactgccggtgaagggctgcaaaatttaggcctacattgtatgttcggtgcttatggcctttgagcagggaggggtctttatcgtgccacaccttttgtgacacgggacctcagttttgacggtctcatccgaaggaccgccccatttagtcgtcttctacgacaagcaaggggtactgaggatctattctaacccggatccccacgggccattaggggggtgggtgggttaaaCACATAATGGTGACCACTGAACATGTATTTCCCGATTGCACTTTAAAAAGGTCAAAAACCTTCAGAGAACAAACTATATTAACATCTATCAATGGGCCGTGAACACAACTATATTTAgccttatacatgtaactaggTACCTTTTTGACAGTGATTTCGTTTGGATCCGCTCCATCCTAAGTCACATACTTGACATCCGCCCCGACAGTTTTTGGCGCAGTGACACATACACACAGACGTGGAGTTAGAGAGAATTTTACACTGACCTGTTTAATAGTTGTTATCCagagttaaaaatgttcaaagacTTTCCGGTTATATCTAAAGACGACAGATGATTAAAAACCGTAGGGAATAGACCACAAAGATATCAAAATCTTcatattcatttacatattttaatgaacaaGATATTGTGAATTGTTTAAATTTCTAAACAAAAATGTACGCCATATATTTATGTTCATTCACATCactaatatattttttctattcaagTTTATGTCGCCAGTCCACTACTTGTTTTTATACCCCTCGTAGAAGAacaatgtgaagata
This genomic window from Ostrea edulis chromosome 4, xbOstEdul1.1, whole genome shotgun sequence contains:
- the LOC125671598 gene encoding multiple epidermal growth factor-like domains protein 10 isoform X2, whose product is MRKRRTITGNHYQYTQMADIGPVSMLVLSILLINNARVQGQCKILSNSTSVCMCHCAKNCRGGCQVCDLGWSGSKRNHCQKEHIMYQKLASQDNTYSELFNANKAVDGDIQTYSKVQERSTAVWWRVQLDRYHNITKINITMDTGANITYTVYVTDESLVTNTYSICNTLKVSQHQHRRNLMLECSRAILGTTIEIQAPPHMHLMIYEVDATSCANGSYGDECGRLCSPECHRACNEITGECDQCSAGYTGPSCASTCSRFCGRSGCDKTTGRCHQCANGLWGANCTKTCPKECYYHCQRETGLCKLCNRGHLFNNETCVECKAGFYGDRCSQLCSSNCRDRECNVVTGKCTHCVDGRHGEFCERNCSVNCKNFSCSALTGDCLLCEPGQHGAHCAVCESGYYGEQCVNICPYCKLGKCDPVNGTCFSCQKGKFGAFCENNCSSVCTDRLCHQNGECVSCPNGHYGGYCERLCPAVNCLNCDKTSGECLQCHTGRYGSDCRSICPDECRMECFINNGSCASQITQSQSPTDTHWMVNSIILAGTAVLIVASIGFLFKICRLNQERNQESQTPHGRPLTFRELSSSHQYQSLVEDHSYENINFEQVETGTEDMEPMSENACAAEKEFDVEMYSDLKPPERFTTLGSLNGELLRQQSERASVISTPCEAVVVRDDSLRVSYYKN
- the LOC125671598 gene encoding multiple epidermal growth factor-like domains protein 10 isoform X1 translates to MRKRRTIRDNHYQYTQMADIGPVSMLVLLILLINNAEVEGQCKILSNSTSVCMCHCAKNCRGGCQVCDLGWSGSKRNHCQKEHIMYQKLASQDNTYSELFNANKAVDGDIQTYSKVQERSTAVWWRVQLDRYHNITKINITMDTGANITYTVYVTDESLVTNTYSICNTLKVSQHQHRRNLMLECSRAILGTTIEIQAPPHMHLMIYEVDATSCANGSYGDECGRLCSPECHRACNEITGECDQCSAGYTGPSCASTCSRFCGRSGCDKTTGRCHQCANGLWGANCTKTCPKECYYHCQRETGLCKLCNRGHLFNNETCVECKAGFYGDRCSQLCSSNCRDRECNVVTGKCTHCVDGRHGEFCERNCSVNCKNFSCSALTGDCLLCEPGQHGAHCAVCESGYYGEQCVNICPYCKLGKCDPVNGTCFSCQKGKFGAFCENNCSSVCTDRLCHQNGECVSCPNGHYGGYCERLCPAVNCLNCDKTSGECLQCHTGRYGSDCRSICPDECRMECFINNGSCASQITQSQSPTDTHWMVNSIILAGTAVLIVASIGFLFKICRLNQERNQESQTPHGRPLTFRELSSSHQYQSLVEDHSYENINFEQVETGTEDMEPMSENACAAEKEFDVEMYSDLKPPERFTTLGSLNGELLRQQSERASVISTPCEAVVVRDDSLRVSYYKN